A stretch of Comamonadaceae bacterium M7527 DNA encodes these proteins:
- a CDS encoding cytochrome c biogenesis protein ResB, with product MTVSTEGIQIKTSSVWLRNTSELLSSMRFAISLLTVICIASVIGTVLKQAEPYNNYVNQFGPFWADVFDKLSLYTVYSAWWFLLILAFLVVSTSLCITRNTPKILADMRQFKEGIRSQSLKAFGHKGENTLSESLPDASARIQGQLSRAGWKVKTQDRETPNGLGVMVAAKKGAANKLGYLAAHSAIVLICVGALFDGDMVVRAQMWWGDKTVFDGGGMIADVPAQHRLSPSNPTYRGNLLVTEGTQASTAILSQSDGVVLQDLPFSVELKKFIVEYYSTGMPKLFASDIAIHDKATGEVSEHRVEVNHPVSHRGVQIYQSSFDDGGSTIRAKAYPLGSVVAPFKVEGVIGSNTNLSRGDEQLSLEYTGLRVINVENMSAVVTGRDAGANGGTDVRAVDLGSRLKDHLGSGTKTTRDEVLRNVGPSFGYKLRDGAGQAREFNNYMLPVDVGDQRVYLWGVRDSPAEPFRYLRVPVDDTDSAAGFIALRAALADAKLRELAVNRYMQDAALGRSAQEREALRVSATRMLGLFSGTDSFLQSAPSPGVGLNGEPLRVGGLTAMSYFLEQAVPAAERENTSDAMVSLLNAVLFELVQVSREQANLEPLPRNDTSQTFLSQAVLALSDSFFYPAPMVFAMDDFDHVQASVFQVARAPGKTVVYLGCLFLIIGVFAMLYVRERRIWVWLSPNADGSTQAQMALSANRKTMDGDNEFDQLKQRLIQVAP from the coding sequence ATGACCGTTAGTACCGAAGGCATTCAAATCAAGACCAGCAGCGTTTGGTTGCGCAACACCTCTGAGTTGTTGTCATCCATGCGTTTCGCGATTTCGCTGCTCACAGTCATCTGTATTGCCTCGGTGATTGGCACGGTGCTCAAGCAGGCAGAGCCCTACAACAATTACGTCAACCAGTTCGGCCCGTTTTGGGCGGATGTGTTCGACAAGTTGTCGCTGTACACCGTTTACAGCGCCTGGTGGTTCTTGCTGATTTTGGCTTTTTTGGTGGTCAGCACCTCGTTGTGCATCACACGCAATACGCCCAAAATTTTGGCTGATATGCGTCAGTTCAAAGAGGGTATACGCAGCCAAAGCTTGAAGGCGTTCGGTCACAAGGGTGAGAACACCTTGTCTGAGTCATTGCCAGATGCCTCGGCGCGCATTCAGGGCCAACTCAGTCGCGCGGGCTGGAAAGTTAAAACCCAAGACCGCGAAACGCCCAATGGCTTGGGTGTGATGGTGGCTGCCAAAAAAGGTGCCGCCAACAAGCTGGGCTATCTGGCGGCACACAGCGCCATTGTGCTGATTTGTGTGGGCGCCCTGTTTGATGGCGACATGGTGGTGCGCGCTCAAATGTGGTGGGGCGACAAAACGGTGTTTGATGGTGGCGGCATGATTGCGGACGTACCGGCGCAGCACCGTTTATCGCCCAGTAACCCGACCTACCGCGGTAACCTGTTGGTAACAGAGGGTACGCAAGCCAGTACGGCGATTTTGAGTCAGTCTGACGGCGTGGTGCTGCAAGACCTGCCTTTTTCTGTAGAGCTTAAAAAGTTTATTGTCGAGTACTACAGCACGGGCATGCCCAAGCTGTTTGCCAGCGACATTGCCATTCACGACAAGGCCACCGGCGAGGTTAGCGAGCACCGTGTAGAGGTCAACCACCCGGTCAGTCACCGTGGCGTGCAAATTTACCAGTCTAGTTTTGATGACGGCGGCTCTACCATTCGCGCCAAAGCCTATCCGCTGGGTTCTGTTGTGGCGCCTTTCAAGGTTGAAGGCGTTATTGGTAGCAACACCAATTTGAGCCGTGGTGATGAGCAACTAAGCCTTGAGTACACAGGCTTGCGTGTGATCAACGTAGAGAACATGTCTGCAGTGGTGACCGGGCGTGACGCCGGTGCAAATGGCGGCACTGATGTGCGCGCCGTTGACTTGGGCAGCCGCCTGAAAGACCACCTGGGCTCAGGTACCAAAACCACGCGGGATGAAGTACTGCGCAATGTAGGCCCCAGCTTTGGTTACAAGCTGCGTGACGGCGCTGGTCAAGCGCGTGAATTCAACAACTACATGCTGCCCGTGGACGTGGGTGACCAACGCGTTTATCTGTGGGGCGTACGCGATTCACCCGCAGAGCCCTTTCGTTACCTGCGCGTGCCAGTGGACGACACCGACAGCGCGGCTGGTTTTATAGCTTTGCGCGCCGCACTGGCAGACGCCAAGCTCAGAGAGTTGGCGGTGAACCGCTACATGCAAGATGCAGCGCTGGGGCGCAGTGCCCAAGAGCGCGAGGCCTTGCGCGTGTCTGCCACGCGCATGCTTGGCTTGTTCTCGGGTACAGATTCATTTTTGCAGTCCGCGCCCAGTCCCGGCGTGGGTCTAAACGGTGAGCCGTTGAGGGTAGGCGGCTTGACCGCCATGTCGTACTTCCTGGAGCAGGCCGTGCCTGCGGCAGAGCGTGAAAACACCAGTGACGCCATGGTGAGTCTGCTAAACGCCGTGTTGTTCGAGTTGGTGCAAGTCAGTCGCGAGCAAGCCAACCTAGAGCCACTCCCGCGCAACGACACCAGCCAGACATTTTTAAGCCAGGCCGTGCTGGCATTAAGTGACTCGTTCTTTTATCCTGCACCTATGGTTTTTGCCATGGATGACTTTGATCACGTACAAGCCAGCGTTTTCCAAGTGGCCAGAGCACCGGGTAAAACCGTTGTGTATTTGGGCTGCTTGTTCTTGATCATTGGCGTTTTTGCCATGTTGTACGTGCGTGAGCGCCGCATCTGGGTGTGGCTGTCGCCAAATGCTGACGGCAGCACTCAAGCCCAGATGGCCTTGTCGGCCAACCGCAAGACCATGGACGGCGACAACGAGTTTGACCAATTGAAACAACGACTGATACAGGTAGCACCATGA
- a CDS encoding sulfoxide reductase heme-binding subunit YedZ, which produces MAYLVWALLNNELGVNPGEALIRSTGEWALRMLCVVLALTPLRRALHAPSVLTLRRLLGLFVFFYVTVHLLSYSLLDMGFDVVSILTDVYERPFITVGAAAWLLLLTLTATSPRAVVKRMGGKRWQRLHKTVYLVAGLAVLHFFWMRSGKQDFAEVWLYGGILAALLISRLLPKLVLRSALQS; this is translated from the coding sequence ATGGCCTACTTGGTCTGGGCTTTGCTCAATAACGAGTTGGGCGTTAACCCCGGCGAGGCTTTGATTCGCAGCACGGGCGAATGGGCCTTGCGTATGTTGTGTGTGGTGTTGGCGTTGACGCCGCTGCGTCGTGCACTACATGCGCCTTCTGTGCTGACGCTGCGCCGCTTGCTGGGATTGTTTGTGTTTTTCTATGTCACGGTTCATTTGCTCAGCTACAGCTTGCTGGACATGGGGTTTGATGTAGTAAGCATCTTGACCGACGTGTATGAGCGCCCATTTATCACGGTGGGTGCGGCGGCTTGGTTGCTGCTGTTGACCTTGACTGCGACTTCGCCCAGGGCTGTTGTTAAACGCATGGGTGGCAAGCGCTGGCAGCGTTTGCACAAGACGGTTTACCTTGTAGCGGGCTTGGCGGTGCTGCATTTTTTCTGGATGCGCAGCGGCAAGCAAGACTTTGCCGAGGTGTGGCTTTATGGCGGCATACTGGCCGCGTTGTTGATCAGTCGCTTGCTGCCCAAGCTCGTACTCAGGTCAGCCTTGCAGTCATAG
- the lysA gene encoding diaminopimelate decarboxylase, giving the protein MSHRLPQGSQLSYLSQRDSTSPDSPLELHLEGVALNALAHEHQTPLFVYSKAAMLEALAAYSVGFAGRDARICYAMKANSSLAVLQLFAQMGCGFDIVSGGELARALKAGADPETIIFSGVGKTRAEMVEALGAGIGCFNVESLAELDVLNEVALGIGQRAPVSLRVNPDVDPKTHPYISTGLKGNKFGIGHADVVAAYEYAAACPGLRVVGIDCHIGSQIVDTAPYLDAADRMLDLVQAVEAKGIPIQHLDFGGGLGIDYAGDSPPKASELWAALFQKLDARGFGDRKILIEPGRSLVGNAGVCLTEVLYLKPGEQKNFCIVDAAMNDLPRPAMYQAFHEIAPVVPRLEATTTMDVVGPVCESGDWLGRDRELCVQAGDILAVLSAGAYSMSMASNYNTRNRAAEILVDGESATVIRERERTQDQWRNEHLL; this is encoded by the coding sequence ATGTCACACCGTTTGCCCCAAGGCTCACAACTGTCTTACCTGTCACAACGCGACAGCACATCGCCAGACAGTCCACTTGAGCTACACCTTGAGGGCGTTGCACTCAACGCCTTGGCGCATGAGCATCAAACACCGCTATTTGTGTACTCCAAAGCGGCCATGCTAGAGGCCTTGGCCGCTTACAGCGTGGGCTTTGCTGGACGCGACGCACGCATTTGCTACGCCATGAAAGCCAACTCCTCCCTGGCTGTGTTGCAATTGTTTGCGCAAATGGGCTGCGGCTTTGACATTGTGTCCGGCGGTGAACTGGCACGCGCGCTCAAGGCCGGTGCAGACCCTGAAACAATCATCTTCTCAGGCGTTGGTAAGACCCGCGCAGAAATGGTGGAAGCATTGGGCGCGGGCATTGGCTGCTTTAACGTGGAAAGCTTGGCTGAACTTGATGTACTGAATGAAGTGGCCTTGGGCATAGGGCAGCGTGCGCCCGTTAGCCTGCGCGTCAACCCCGACGTAGATCCCAAAACTCACCCCTATATTTCGACTGGCCTTAAAGGCAACAAGTTTGGCATTGGCCATGCAGATGTGGTGGCTGCCTATGAATACGCCGCCGCCTGCCCTGGTCTGCGCGTGGTAGGCATTGACTGTCATATTGGCTCACAAATTGTGGACACCGCGCCCTACCTGGATGCGGCCGACCGCATGCTAGACCTTGTTCAAGCTGTTGAGGCCAAGGGCATACCCATTCAACACTTGGACTTTGGTGGCGGCTTGGGCATTGACTACGCAGGCGACTCACCACCCAAGGCCAGCGAGTTATGGGCGGCGTTGTTCCAGAAACTGGACGCACGTGGCTTTGGCGACAGAAAAATACTTATAGAGCCTGGTCGCAGCCTGGTTGGCAACGCTGGTGTGTGCCTAACGGAGGTGTTGTACCTCAAGCCCGGCGAGCAAAAAAACTTTTGCATAGTAGACGCTGCCATGAATGACCTGCCCCGCCCGGCGATGTACCAAGCCTTCCACGAGATTGCACCTGTAGTCCCCAGGCTTGAAGCGACCACCACCATGGACGTGGTAGGGCCTGTGTGCGAAAGCGGTGACTGGTTAGGGCGGGATCGCGAGCTGTGTGTGCAAGCAGGCGATATATTGGCGGTGTTGTCAGCTGGTGCCTACTCCATGAGCATGGCCAGCAACTACAACACACGCAACCGCGCCGCTGAAATTTTGGTGGACGGTGAATCCGCCACTGTCATTCGAGAGCGTGAGCGCACACAAGACCAGTGGCGCAACGAACACCTGCTATGA
- the cyaY gene encoding iron donor protein CyaY encodes MTDLDYLNAAEQALAAIELACDRINDETDADIDNQRVGGMITVVFANGSQIIVNLQKPLQEIWLAAKAGGFHYRLQDGAWLDTKTGQEFFADLSRLASAQSGLALHFAP; translated from the coding sequence ATGACCGACCTTGACTATTTGAATGCTGCTGAACAGGCGCTGGCCGCTATTGAGTTGGCGTGTGACCGTATCAACGATGAAACCGACGCCGATATCGACAACCAGCGCGTGGGCGGCATGATTACGGTGGTGTTTGCCAACGGCAGCCAAATCATTGTGAACCTGCAAAAGCCTTTGCAAGAGATTTGGCTGGCGGCCAAAGCCGGTGGATTTCATTACCGATTGCAAGACGGTGCTTGGTTGGACACCAAAACCGGTCAAGAATTCTTTGCAGACCTGAGCCGCTTGGCCAGTGCGCAGTCTGGTTTGGCGCTTCACTTTGCACCGTAA
- the msrP gene encoding protein-methionine-sulfoxide reductase catalytic subunit MsrP encodes MLRRQNSQVWSGAALERAVTSESAYLQRRQLLALAGLGATGLAAGANKAFAQTRSPQVQAIKDLASTPSTVAGARATDNVAPWKDATTYNNFYEFGTDKSDPYENAHTLVTRLWTVKVEGLVGKPRTFDMDDLLQLAPMEERIYRLRCVEGWSMVIPWLGYSLSKLLDQVQPLGSAKYVQFLTLADPKTMPGLRYGGLDWPYSEGLRIDEAMHPLSMLTMGMYGKTLPNQSGAPVRVMVPWKYGFKSAKSIVTIRLTEKQPATAWNEAAPSEYGFYSNVNPGVNHPRWSQATERRLGDGGLFAKRLRTQMFNGYTDQVAGLYAGMDLTRYF; translated from the coding sequence ATGCTGCGTCGTCAAAATAGTCAAGTGTGGTCGGGGGCGGCGTTAGAGCGCGCCGTTACCTCCGAGTCTGCCTACCTACAGCGCCGCCAGTTGCTGGCGTTGGCCGGGCTTGGCGCTACAGGCTTGGCTGCTGGCGCCAACAAGGCATTCGCGCAAACCCGCAGTCCCCAGGTGCAAGCTATCAAGGACTTGGCGTCCACACCTTCAACGGTGGCCGGCGCCCGTGCGACCGACAACGTTGCCCCGTGGAAAGACGCCACCACATACAACAACTTTTATGAGTTTGGCACAGACAAGTCAGACCCTTACGAGAATGCACACACGTTGGTCACCAGGCTGTGGACGGTTAAGGTTGAGGGCCTGGTGGGCAAGCCGCGTACCTTTGACATGGACGATTTGCTGCAGCTCGCGCCCATGGAAGAGCGCATCTACCGTTTGCGCTGCGTTGAGGGCTGGTCCATGGTGATACCGTGGCTGGGCTATTCATTGTCCAAATTGTTAGATCAGGTGCAGCCTCTGGGTAGCGCGAAATACGTGCAGTTTCTAACGCTGGCAGACCCTAAAACCATGCCTGGCCTGCGATACGGTGGCCTGGACTGGCCTTACTCTGAAGGCCTGCGTATAGACGAGGCCATGCACCCACTCAGCATGCTCACAATGGGCATGTATGGCAAAACATTGCCCAACCAAAGTGGCGCACCCGTGCGTGTGATGGTGCCTTGGAAGTACGGTTTTAAGAGCGCCAAATCCATAGTGACCATACGCCTGACCGAGAAGCAGCCTGCAACCGCTTGGAACGAGGCCGCACCGTCCGAGTATGGCTTTTACTCCAACGTTAATCCGGGTGTAAACCACCCGCGCTGGAGTCAGGCAACTGAGCGTCGTTTAGGCGATGGTGGTTTGTTTGCCAAGCGATTACGCACTCAAATGTTCAACGGCTACACAGACCAAGTGGCTGGCTTGTACGCAGGCATGGATCTTACGCGGTACTTCTAA
- a CDS encoding cytochrome c4, which produces MKLFASTFRAAALSFAVLTSSGAFAAEPAPKAVKPDLAKGAAIYSQMCVACHAADGNSTTPANPKLAQQHPEYLVKQLQEFKSGKRANAIMAGFAAGLSDDDMRNIAYWLADQEGKPGAATEKDLVVLGERIYRGGIAERQVPACAGCHSPNGAGIPSQYPRLSGQHADYTASQLRMFRDSSRANNAAMTGVASRMNDREIKAVSDYIAGLR; this is translated from the coding sequence ATGAAATTGTTTGCCTCTACGTTTCGCGCTGCCGCGCTCAGCTTTGCCGTTTTGACATCCAGCGGCGCATTTGCTGCTGAGCCAGCACCCAAGGCGGTCAAACCAGATTTGGCCAAGGGCGCCGCTATTTACAGCCAGATGTGTGTGGCTTGCCACGCCGCTGACGGTAACTCAACGACACCTGCCAACCCCAAGCTGGCTCAGCAACACCCTGAGTACCTGGTCAAGCAGTTGCAAGAATTCAAGTCTGGCAAGCGTGCCAACGCCATCATGGCCGGCTTTGCTGCTGGCTTGTCAGATGACGACATGCGCAATATTGCCTACTGGTTGGCAGATCAAGAAGGCAAGCCAGGCGCTGCCACAGAAAAAGACCTGGTTGTCTTGGGTGAGCGTATCTACCGCGGCGGCATTGCCGAGCGCCAGGTGCCGGCCTGTGCGGGTTGCCACAGTCCTAACGGTGCGGGTATTCCTTCGCAATACCCCCGTTTGAGTGGCCAGCACGCCGACTACACCGCTTCACAGCTGCGTATGTTCCGCGATTCAAGCCGCGCCAATAATGCGGCCATGACGGGTGTGGCCTCACGCATGAACGACCGTGAAATCAAGGCGGTGTCTGACTACATTGCAGGCCTGCGCTAG
- the ccsB gene encoding c-type cytochrome biogenesis protein CcsB, which produces MTAITPHTSNPQAAMQLDEPSFMQRRSLADWVFAALLLVATVVASFRYQGAMDGYEQAILWGAMPAAIALGWFWRPAANTMLGAGGLALLAIWLYQTPEGADLAKAEQVFLLKYFLSSQSAILWMCVLFFMSTAFYWLGMMLSKSADAMELLGSRLAWSAVILALVGTLVRWYEGHQMGPDIGHIPVSNLYEVFVLFCWMTAMFYLYYESHYKTRSMGAFVMLVVSAGVAFLLWYTLIREAQTIQPLVPALQSWWMKVHVPANFVGYGTFAIAAMVAFAYLIKQQANETNWLKLTPLWVLGVVLCFEPIVFRQSTQDGGTGYWVVYTGISALMVAGILFGRKRIAARLPSLEVLDDVMYKAIAVGFAFFTIATVLGALWAAEAWGGYWSWDPKETWALIVWLNYAAWLHMRMMKGLRGTVASWWALVGLAITTFAFLGVNMFLSGLHSYGEL; this is translated from the coding sequence ATGACAGCCATCACTCCACATACATCTAACCCGCAAGCAGCAATGCAGCTAGACGAGCCCAGCTTTATGCAGCGCCGCTCACTGGCAGACTGGGTCTTTGCCGCCTTGTTGCTGGTGGCCACCGTGGTGGCCTCCTTTCGGTACCAAGGCGCCATGGACGGCTATGAGCAAGCTATTTTGTGGGGCGCCATGCCTGCAGCCATTGCACTGGGCTGGTTTTGGCGACCTGCGGCCAACACCATGTTGGGCGCTGGCGGCTTGGCGTTGTTAGCCATATGGCTTTACCAGACACCCGAAGGTGCCGATCTGGCCAAAGCCGAGCAGGTATTTTTGTTGAAATATTTCCTGTCCAGCCAGTCAGCCATCTTGTGGATGTGTGTGCTGTTTTTCATGAGCACGGCCTTTTACTGGCTGGGCATGATGCTGTCCAAGTCAGCCGACGCCATGGAGCTATTGGGCTCGCGCCTGGCCTGGAGCGCCGTCATTCTGGCTTTGGTGGGGACCTTGGTACGTTGGTACGAGGGACACCAAATGGGTCCGGACATTGGTCACATTCCAGTGAGTAACTTGTACGAAGTGTTTGTGCTGTTTTGCTGGATGACAGCCATGTTCTACCTGTACTACGAGTCACATTACAAAACCCGCTCCATGGGTGCGTTTGTCATGTTGGTGGTCAGCGCTGGCGTAGCATTTTTGCTGTGGTACACACTCATTCGTGAGGCGCAAACCATTCAGCCGCTGGTGCCTGCGTTGCAAAGCTGGTGGATGAAGGTACATGTTCCAGCCAACTTTGTGGGCTATGGCACCTTTGCCATTGCCGCCATGGTGGCGTTTGCCTACCTGATCAAGCAACAGGCCAACGAGACCAACTGGCTCAAACTCACGCCGCTATGGGTGTTGGGCGTGGTGTTGTGTTTTGAGCCCATTGTCTTCAGGCAATCTACGCAGGATGGCGGCACTGGTTACTGGGTGGTGTACACCGGCATCTCAGCGCTCATGGTTGCTGGCATTTTGTTTGGCCGTAAACGCATTGCAGCGCGTCTGCCCAGCCTGGAAGTGCTGGACGACGTGATGTACAAAGCCATTGCGGTTGGCTTTGCCTTCTTCACCATTGCCACCGTTTTGGGTGCTTTATGGGCTGCCGAGGCTTGGGGTGGCTACTGGAGCTGGGACCCTAAAGAGACTTGGGCATTGATCGTGTGGCTCAATTACGCCGCTTGGTTGCACATGCGCATGATGAAAGGTCTACGTGGCACAGTGGCGTCCTGGTGGGCGTTGGTGGGCTTGGCCATCACCACGTTTGCATTTTTGGGCGTGAATATGTTTTTGTCAGGCTTGCACAGCTACGGCGAGCTATAA
- the yihA gene encoding ribosome biogenesis GTP-binding protein YihA/YsxC, with protein MAWLHTARFLTEAPQLQHLPALDVPEIAFVGRSNAGKSTCINTLTQTRRMAFASKTPGRTQSINLFALGKHGETDAVLADLPGYGYAAVPKEAKLRWQRVMANYLISRPNLRGVVMLCDPRRGLTELDEILLDVIRPRVELGLDFLVLLTKSDKLTRVEANKALSIARLQTGGGSLKLFSSLKKQGVTEVAQLLHGWAHDDSWTGNGVQTSAQSSSEQGNADLDEDKDLDA; from the coding sequence ATGGCATGGCTGCACACAGCCCGTTTTTTAACCGAAGCACCACAGCTGCAACACTTGCCAGCGCTGGACGTGCCAGAGATAGCCTTTGTAGGCCGGTCAAACGCGGGTAAATCCACCTGTATCAACACGCTGACTCAAACACGGCGCATGGCTTTTGCTTCTAAAACGCCAGGACGCACACAGAGTATCAACCTGTTTGCGCTGGGCAAACACGGCGAAACCGACGCCGTACTGGCAGACCTGCCCGGCTACGGCTACGCGGCAGTACCCAAAGAGGCCAAGTTGCGCTGGCAGCGCGTGATGGCCAACTACCTCATCAGCCGGCCCAACCTGCGCGGTGTGGTGATGTTGTGCGATCCGCGCCGAGGCCTCACAGAACTAGACGAAATCTTGCTGGACGTGATTCGCCCTCGCGTAGAACTGGGTCTGGACTTTTTGGTGTTACTCACCAAGTCAGACAAGCTCACAAGGGTAGAGGCCAACAAGGCCTTGTCGATTGCGCGACTGCAAACAGGCGGCGGCTCACTGAAATTGTTTTCATCGCTAAAAAAACAAGGTGTGACGGAAGTGGCGCAATTGCTTCATGGCTGGGCACACGACGACAGCTGGACTGGCAACGGCGTGCAGACCAGCGCCCAGTCGTCTAGCGAACAAGGCAACGCAGACTTGGATGAAGACAAGGATTTGGACGCCTAG
- a CDS encoding penicillin-binding protein 1A, whose translation MATHPPTNDSSHDVTQSASSGPKAKKKASKAKPVSSAGGIVLKGLLWLVGLCTAFGIAVVIGAAFALTVAFPNLPDVSQLADYRPKLPLRVYTSDNVLMGEFGEERREFVPIEDVPLVLTRAVLAAEDANFFNHNGVDMKGMARAVLANLGRAKSQGASTISMQVARNVYLSAEKTYTRKIYEVLMTFKLEYQLSKAQILQIYMNQIYLGRRAYGFAAASRTYFNKPLDQLSIAEAAMLAGLPKAPSAYNPIRNPKRARVRQLYIIERMQINGFITAAQAAEAKMEQLVINRPSNDDSLHAEYAAEMARMAIFSQYGEEAYTRGINVYTTINSKEQQAAYKALRNGLLDYGSRQTYRGPESNIDLPQDPVLRGEAIDEALADAPDNGDLMAAVVLQASSKEVVAQRQDGELITMKGKNLVAAASALRSNAQPKVRLRPGSVIRVVKHGKDEWAITQTPEVEGALVSLNPANNHIIALAGGFDFGKSKFNHVTQAWRQPGSSFKPFIYSAALEKGITPSTIVNDAPLFYTAEETGGEPWEPKNYDNQFDGPMSVRRALAQSKNMVSIRVLQVVGPQSAQDWITRFGFEAKRHPPYLTMALGAGSVTPLQLATGYSVFANGGHLLPPQLISRISDQRGHILYQAPAVKLTDDNRVLSSRNAFVVGDMLQEVARSGTAAKSQRTLKRSDLYGKTGTTNDSQDAWFVGYQPSRVAAVWVGYDIPRNLGNSETGGGLSLPIWIDYMRVALEDVPEQPPVVPEGVFSAGGEWYFNEMGPTSSIRTLGMLPGGTAFDPKGDQILAPEEKKTILNLFRE comes from the coding sequence ATGGCCACACATCCCCCCACCAACGATTCGTCTCACGACGTAACGCAATCTGCCTCCAGCGGCCCAAAAGCCAAGAAAAAGGCAAGCAAAGCCAAGCCTGTGAGCAGCGCAGGCGGCATTGTGCTGAAGGGTTTGCTGTGGCTGGTAGGCCTTTGCACAGCTTTTGGCATTGCCGTGGTCATAGGTGCGGCATTTGCACTGACCGTGGCGTTCCCCAACTTGCCAGACGTGAGCCAGCTGGCTGATTACCGCCCCAAACTACCTCTGCGCGTGTACACCTCTGACAACGTGCTAATGGGTGAGTTCGGTGAAGAGCGCCGTGAATTTGTACCTATTGAAGACGTACCACTGGTGCTCACCCGCGCTGTACTGGCAGCTGAAGACGCCAACTTTTTCAACCATAACGGCGTGGACATGAAAGGCATGGCGCGCGCTGTATTGGCCAACCTGGGCCGAGCCAAAAGCCAGGGCGCATCCACCATCAGCATGCAGGTGGCACGCAATGTGTACTTGTCCGCTGAAAAAACCTACACCCGCAAAATCTACGAAGTACTGATGACTTTCAAGTTGGAATACCAACTGAGCAAAGCACAGATTTTGCAGATTTACATGAACCAGATTTATCTGGGGCGACGGGCCTACGGCTTTGCAGCCGCGTCGCGCACCTACTTCAATAAGCCACTAGACCAACTCAGCATCGCCGAGGCCGCCATGTTGGCCGGCTTGCCCAAAGCGCCCTCAGCCTATAACCCGATTCGCAACCCCAAGCGCGCGCGCGTCAGGCAGCTGTACATCATTGAGCGCATGCAAATCAACGGCTTTATCACTGCCGCGCAAGCTGCTGAAGCCAAAATGGAACAGCTGGTCATCAACCGCCCCAGCAACGACGACAGCCTGCACGCCGAATACGCTGCGGAAATGGCACGCATGGCCATCTTCTCGCAGTATGGCGAGGAAGCTTATACGCGTGGCATCAACGTGTACACCACCATCAACTCTAAAGAGCAACAAGCCGCTTACAAGGCTTTGCGCAACGGCTTGCTGGACTACGGATCACGCCAGACCTACCGCGGCCCTGAGAGCAATATTGATTTGCCCCAAGATCCCGTTCTGCGGGGAGAAGCCATTGATGAAGCACTGGCCGATGCGCCAGACAACGGTGACTTGATGGCCGCGGTGGTGTTGCAAGCGTCTAGCAAAGAGGTGGTGGCCCAGCGCCAAGACGGCGAGCTCATCACCATGAAGGGCAAAAACTTGGTGGCTGCAGCCTCAGCTCTTAGGAGCAACGCCCAGCCCAAGGTGCGCTTGCGTCCTGGCTCTGTTATTCGTGTGGTGAAGCACGGCAAGGACGAATGGGCTATTACGCAAACACCAGAGGTTGAAGGCGCACTGGTAAGCCTGAACCCTGCCAACAACCACATCATTGCCTTGGCTGGTGGTTTTGATTTTGGCAAAAGCAAATTCAACCACGTGACCCAGGCATGGCGTCAACCCGGCTCGAGCTTTAAGCCGTTTATTTACTCTGCAGCTCTCGAAAAAGGCATCACTCCCAGCACCATAGTGAATGACGCACCCTTGTTTTACACCGCAGAGGAAACAGGCGGTGAGCCATGGGAGCCCAAAAACTATGACAACCAGTTTGACGGCCCCATGTCCGTGCGCAGGGCCTTGGCCCAATCAAAAAACATGGTGTCTATTCGCGTGTTACAGGTGGTGGGGCCACAGTCTGCGCAAGATTGGATTACACGCTTTGGCTTTGAAGCCAAGCGACACCCGCCCTACCTCACCATGGCTTTGGGCGCAGGCTCGGTTACGCCCTTGCAACTGGCCACAGGCTACAGCGTATTTGCCAATGGCGGCCACTTGTTACCACCGCAGCTGATTTCGCGTATTTCTGATCAGCGTGGCCACATCTTGTACCAAGCGCCAGCTGTCAAGCTCACCGATGACAACCGCGTGCTATCGTCCCGCAATGCGTTTGTCGTTGGCGACATGCTGCAGGAAGTCGCGCGAAGCGGTACGGCCGCCAAGTCGCAGCGCACGCTCAAACGCTCGGATTTGTACGGCAAAACCGGCACCACCAATGACTCACAAGACGCCTGGTTTGTAGGCTACCAGCCGTCGCGCGTGGCGGCTGTGTGGGTGGGCTACGACATACCACGCAACCTTGGCAACAGTGAAACCGGCGGCGGCTTAAGCCTGCCCATTTGGATTGACTACATGCGCGTAGCCCTGGAGGACGTACCTGAGCAACCGCCCGTGGTGCCAGAAGGCGTGTTTTCAGCCGGTGGCGAGTGGTACTTCAACGAAATGGGCCCCACCAGCAGCATACGCACACTGGGCATGCTGCCAGGCGGCACTGCATTTGACCCGAAAGGCGATCAAATACTGGCGCCAGAAGAAAAGAAAACCATACTGAATTTGTTCAGAGAGTAA